From a region of the Babesia bovis T2Bo chromosome 1, whole genome shotgun sequence genome:
- a CDS encoding putative integral membrane protein, with translation MSTLALEKMYIRRFVPLCHKSINWMARNKMPVYAARFTTTTTTSIWSFNCINRTITLELRGVAPMPNPGTSNTTCGTSRSLLDTAVSSARSSDIVAIGVSSPELSLIARYIDFKKQMSSSKDKTTQKFKNERQLISSYQHYIDVATATSEAGRDIIAIGRSKSVEAASFGDAAIKHKLDVLRLLSLYLRIGDVLKDATTQEAFRKASPSIYRAVIEEGVLYNFCRLHEAICNIDDGLLCRRKNVKVVAIVDHTLVTGLAKMINEKLPILIEDNAQPMTDVIQSIDNRSRKGWQRFLLWFIIIPALTVVSVILYQLYLYFSNRYRKSVPYFNATRNVDSLQPIRKNSQPYGDTTQPSRE, from the exons ATGAGTACCCTTGCTTTGGAGAAAATGTACATTCGGAGGTTTGTACCGTTGTGCCATAAATCCATTAACTGGATGGCACGCAATAAAATGCCTGTATATGCAGCACGATTTACGACGACGACAACAACGAGTATCTGGAGCTTTAATTGTATAAATCGTACCATAACTCTAGAACTTCGCGGTGTTGCACCTATGCCAAATCCCGGAACAAGCAATACGACCTGTGGGACAAGTAGAAGCCTTCTTGACACTGCAGTTAGCTCTGCAAGGTCATCGGATATCGTGGCTATAGGCGTGTCCTCACCTGAATTAAGTCTCATTGCACGTTACATTGACTTCAAGAAGCAAATGTCTTCCAGCAAAGATAAGACAACGCAAAAATTCAAAAATGAACGGCAGTTGATATCAAGTTATCAGCATTATATTGATGTGGCAACTGCTACCTCAGAGGCTGGTAGAGATATTATAGCCATTGGGCGTAGTAAATCGGTAGAAGCTGCAAGTTTCGGTGATGCTGCCATAAAACACAAATTAGACGTCCTACGCTTATTGTCGCTTTATTTACGTATAGGCGACGTGTTAAAAG ACGCAACAACCCAGGAAGCATTCCGGAAAGCTTCACCTTCCATATATCGGGCTGTCATAGAAGAGGGAGttttatataatttctGTCGCTTACATGAAGCTATCTGCA ATATTGACGATGGCCTGTTGTGCCGTCGCAAGAATGTAAAAGTTGTTGCCATAGTGGACCACACGTTGGTAACAGGTCTTGCAAAAATGATTAATGAGAAACTTCCAATACTAATCGAAGACAATGCGCAACCTATGACTGATGTTATACAATCCATAGACAATCGCAGCCGAAAAGGCTGGCAGCGATTCTTACTGTGGTTTATTATTATACCAGCTCTGACTGTGGTGTctgtgatattatatcagttatatctatacttTTCAAACAGATACAGGAAGTCAGTACCGTATTTTAACGCAACAAGAAACGTTGATAGTTTACAACCCATTAGAAAGAATTCCCAGCCTTATGGTGATACCACCCAACCATCTAGGGAGTAG
- a CDS encoding putative integral membrane protein (encoded by transcript variant B - alternatively spliced), which translates to MLDRTMVGLSFVTVAICYFGSFAIANKANDKRTLKEDLMLFDKLLCEKSADNMKQEIGNTLKKDKEKTYSYIKEFYDRIKKNCNILTTEINDHQLSSDSSSGNLLTELKDLLKLLEDKCKSIRAIALRTPDDQSIIANWLVDFGVVEQKEDVKTSVNRDHLKRCYRSFYHHIDGLEKVLGIVDRAESRNADKEDADADYYGEDEDEANHEDCSHPEHHGHQFPGGKGPGSNSDTISSSTQDPAAPGPVTTDGHLETPAQPSATAAPSGTGSKNPAQEPNNIRGPQPPASQQSQAYIPLFATAVATVLVSVF; encoded by the exons ATGTTAGATCGTACAATGGTGGGTCTTTCATTTGTTACGGTAGCAATATGCTACTTTGGCTCATTCGCCATCGCAAACAAGGCAAATGACAAACGTACCCTCAAGGAGGATTTAATGTTATTTGATAAGTTACTATGTGAGAAATCTGCAGATAACATGAAGCAGGAGATCGGAAATACATTGAAGAAGGATAAGGAGAAAACGTACAGTTATATTAAAGAGTTTTATGATAGGATTAAGAAGAATTGTAATATTTTAACAACCGAGATTAACGATCATCAGTTATCTTCAGACAGCTCGTCCGGTAATTTGTTGACTGAATTAAAGGACCTTCTCAAATTATTGGAGGACAAATGCAAGAGTATTAGGGCAATCGCGTTACGCACTCCAGATGACCAATCTATAATAGCTAACTGGCTCGTTGATTTTGGCGTTGTTGAGCAAAAGGAAGATGTAAAGACTAGCGTAAACAGGGATCATCTCAAGAGGTGTTATAGGTCATTCTATCATCACATAGATGGATTAGAGAAGGTGTTGGGAATTGTGGATCGTGCCGAATCGCGTAACGCTGATAAAGAAGATGCTGATGCAGATTACTACGGCGAGGATGAGGACGAAGCTAATCATGAAGACTGTAGCCACCCAGAGCACCACGGTCACCAATTCCCAGGAG GAAAGGGGCCCGGATCTAACAGCGATACTATTTCTTCCTCAACACAGGATCCAGCTGCACCAGGACCCGTCACTACTGATGGACATCTGGAGACCCCTGCCCAACCTTCAGCCACCGCCGCACCAAGTGGAACGGGATCTAAGAACCCTGCTCAAGAGCCTAACAACATTCGCGGACCGCAACCACCCGCTAGTCAGCAATCACAAGCTTACATCCCTCTGTTTGCTACTGCTGTTGCCACCGTTTTGGTTTCTGTATTCTAA
- a CDS encoding putative integral membrane protein (encoded by transcript variant A - alternatively spliced) has product MLDRTMVGLSFVTVAICYFGSFAIANKANDKRTLKEDLMLFDKLLCEKSADNMKQEIGNTLKKDKEKTYSYIKEFYDRIKKNCNILTTEINDHQLSSDSSSGNLLTELKDLLKLLEDKCKSIRAIALRTPDDQSIIANWLVDFGVVEQKEDVKTSVNRDHLKRCYRSFYHHIDGLEKVLGIVDRAESRNADKEDADADYYGEDEDEANHEDCSHPEHHGHQFPGGKPNIIRVRLPGVNENVERSPITESGPAPASHPTTGQTETSQTPNPSGDHSTTGTTVPGSDTQSTDQLPSGKGPGSNSDTISSSTQDPAAPGPVTTDGHLETPAQPSATAAPSGTGSKNPAQEPNNIRGPQPPASQQSQAYIPLFATAVATVLVSVF; this is encoded by the coding sequence ATGTTAGATCGTACAATGGTGGGTCTTTCATTTGTTACGGTAGCAATATGCTACTTTGGCTCATTCGCCATCGCAAACAAGGCAAATGACAAACGTACCCTCAAGGAGGATTTAATGTTATTTGATAAGTTACTATGTGAGAAATCTGCAGATAACATGAAGCAGGAGATCGGAAATACATTGAAGAAGGATAAGGAGAAAACGTACAGTTATATTAAAGAGTTTTATGATAGGATTAAGAAGAATTGTAATATTTTAACAACCGAGATTAACGATCATCAGTTATCTTCAGACAGCTCGTCCGGTAATTTGTTGACTGAATTAAAGGACCTTCTCAAATTATTGGAGGACAAATGCAAGAGTATTAGGGCAATCGCGTTACGCACTCCAGATGACCAATCTATAATAGCTAACTGGCTCGTTGATTTTGGCGTTGTTGAGCAAAAGGAAGATGTAAAGACTAGCGTAAACAGGGATCATCTCAAGAGGTGTTATAGGTCATTCTATCATCACATAGATGGATTAGAGAAGGTGTTGGGAATTGTGGATCGTGCCGAATCGCGTAACGCTGATAAAGAAGATGCTGATGCAGATTACTACGGCGAGGATGAGGACGAAGCTAATCATGAAGACTGTAGCCACCCAGAGCACCACGGTCACCAATTCCCAGGAGGTAAGCCGAATATTATAAGAGTTAGATTGCCCGGGGTTAACGAGAACGTAGAACGATCACCAATAACCGAAAGCGGTCCTGCGCCAGCCAGTCATCCGACTACTGGACAAACAGAGACTTCTCAGACACCAAACCCGTCTGGTGATCACAGCACCACTGGAACCACTGTTCCAGGAAGTGATACTCAAAGCACTGATCAACTTCCTTCAGGAAAGGGGCCCGGATCTAACAGCGATACTATTTCTTCCTCAACACAGGATCCAGCTGCACCAGGACCCGTCACTACTGATGGACATCTGGAGACCCCTGCCCAACCTTCAGCCACCGCCGCACCAAGTGGAACGGGATCTAAGAACCCTGCTCAAGAGCCTAACAACATTCGCGGACCGCAACCACCCGCTAGTCAGCAATCACAAGCTTACATCCCTCTGTTTGCTACTGCTGTTGCCACCGTTTTGGTTTCTGTATTCTAA